The Anaerohalosphaeraceae bacterium genome contains the following window.
GACTTCAGGGCTGCAATGAGCCCTGCAAAATCTTCTGCATAGGTCCGGTCAAATACAATCTGATGCTCGGCCGCCAGATATTCCGGAAAGGTCGGGTCGCCCAAATCAATCCAAATCCGGGGTCCGCTCGTTCGAGCGGCTATCCCCTGCAGGGTCTGCACGGCAACAAACTGACTGTCCGGCGTATCCGATTTCCTGACAAAAACATAGATAGATTGTCCCGCCTGAAGCGGCTGAACCGGTCCATACAGGGGGCTTCGTTGGATGGATGCCTTTTCTGGAGACACAGCTCCCGACGTGCTGACGCCCAGTCCGAGGACGACAGCCAAAACAGATAGGGTCATAGTCAATTCCTCAAATCTCTTCCAGTTTCAGCAGGTCCGGATATTCGTGATACACCTTCAGAATCAGTTCGCCGAAGAGCGTATTGGCCCAGGCGAACCAATGACGGGTGAAATCGTTTGGATTGTCTTTGTGGAAGGCCTCATGCATAAATCCCGTATCGGCATCCGTGGTTTTTAGCAGATGCAGACACATCCGAATCTCCTGCGGGTCCTGACTGGTCAGCCCGCGCAGAATGATGCCCATCGGCCAGATATGCGTCTTGCCGGTATGCGGGCTGCCGGCCCCTTCGGCGGCTTTGCCTTTCAGATACCAGGGATTCCACTCACTCAAAAGAAACTTTCGCGTCCGCTGATACAGCGGGTCTTTCGGACGGCAGATGCCCAGATACGGCAGCGACAGCAGACTGGGCACATTCGAATCATCCATAAACAGGACATTGCCGAATCCGTCCGCCTCATAGGCATAAATCGTCCCGAACTGCAGATGTTTGGCCGTTCCCCATTTCAAAACGGCCTTTTCCACTTCGTCGGCCAGCTGCCTGCACTCCCGCGCAAACGCCTTATCCATTCGCCCTTTTTCGTAAATCTCCGCAACCTGACGAAGCGACTGGACCGCAAACAGATTCGACGGAATCAGAAACGGCAGAACTGTTGCGTCATCCGAAGGACGGAACATCGAGGCAATCATTCCCACCGGACGCATCGGCTGGCCCGTCCCGTCAAAGACCGGCGCATCGGTCATTCGGGACGTAACCCGGATGAACCGGTATGGGCTTTGTCCATCCTTTCGCTGCTCCGTTTTAAAAGTGGAGACAATCAGCCGCATCGCCCGGTCCCAGTCGGCATCAAAACAGGACATATCTCCCGTTTGCCGCCAATATTCATGCGCCAGCCGAATCACATAGCACAGCGAATCCACCTCCCATTTGCGTTCATGAATCCCCGGGCCCGGAGCCGGACGGTCCGACGCCCAGTGAGAGGGACGATTCATATCCTTGTAAAACGCATTCGCATAGGGGTCCAGCAGAACACATTTCGTCTGCCGACGGATCAGTCCGGCAATCAGCTGACGCAGCTTGGCATCTTTCTGAATCAGCGGCATATAGGGCCAGACCTGACAGGTCGAATCCCGCAGCCACATCGCATCAATATCGCCCGTAATAATGAAGGTGTCAGGTTTTCCATCGATGATTTCAAAATCCACGGTTGTATCGAGAGTGTTCGGAAAACAATTCTCAAACATCCAGGCCAGTTTGGGGTCGCGAATCTGCGGTTTGACCTGACGAATCGTCTCCTCCACCGCCTCGCTCACAAAGGTTCGCTTTTCCAGGGGCGGACGGCGGGAAACATATTGTTCAGCCGCATGCGAAACCCCGCCCGCCATCCATCCCAGCAAGGCCGTCCATTGAATC
Protein-coding sequences here:
- a CDS encoding glycoside hydrolase family 125 protein, whose product is MIRLEAVSRLIQWTALLGWMAGGVSHAAEQYVSRRPPLEKRTFVSEAVEETIRQVKPQIRDPKLAWMFENCFPNTLDTTVDFEIIDGKPDTFIITGDIDAMWLRDSTCQVWPYMPLIQKDAKLRQLIAGLIRRQTKCVLLDPYANAFYKDMNRPSHWASDRPAPGPGIHERKWEVDSLCYVIRLAHEYWRQTGDMSCFDADWDRAMRLIVSTFKTEQRKDGQSPYRFIRVTSRMTDAPVFDGTGQPMRPVGMIASMFRPSDDATVLPFLIPSNLFAVQSLRQVAEIYEKGRMDKAFARECRQLADEVEKAVLKWGTAKHLQFGTIYAYEADGFGNVLFMDDSNVPSLLSLPYLGICRPKDPLYQRTRKFLLSEWNPWYLKGKAAEGAGSPHTGKTHIWPMGIILRGLTSQDPQEIRMCLHLLKTTDADTGFMHEAFHKDNPNDFTRHWFAWANTLFGELILKVYHEYPDLLKLEEI